The sequence TCCGCCGCGCGTCATCAAGGTTCAGCCGCTTGACACTGTTCCGCGAATCCCGTTAGCATCCGCCGCATGAACACTTCAGGCGGGAATTCACGGGAAATAGCAGGCGCTGATTCCGGGGCAGGTTCAGCCGCCGATGCGGGGAAAGCGGCAGGCGCCATTTCAGGGAATCCAACGCTGCCTCGCGGCGGGCCGGTATCGCAGTTCCTGCGTCATCAGTACCGGCACTTCAACGCAGCCACTGTCATCGACGCCGCCGACGCATACACAGCGCATCTCGACGGTGGCGGCAAGATGTTCGTGACTCTTGCCGGCGCGATGAGTACCGCCGAGCTCGGGATCTCGCTGGCCGAGATGATCCGGCAGGACCGCATTCAGGCGATTACGTGCACGGGCGCGAATCTCGAGGAGGACATTTTCAACCTCGTCGCGCACGATCATTATGTGCGGGTTCCGAATTACAGGGACCTCACTCCTGCCGACGAAGCAGAGCTCCTGGAGCGGCACATGAACCGCGTGACAGATACCTGCATTCCGGAAATGGAGGCGATGCGTCGCATTGAAAAGGCAGTGCTGGACGAATGGGTTGCGGCAGATGGGCGCGGCGACCGGTACTTCCCGCACGAGTTCATGTACCGGATTCTGCGCAACGGGTCGCTCGAAGGAAGCTATCAGATCGACGCGAAGGACTCATGGATGGTAGCTGCCGCCGAGAAAAACCTGCCGATGTTCGTTCCCGGCTGGGAGGATTCGACATTAGGCAACATGTATGCAGGCCATTGTATTTCGGGCGATGTGAAAAATATGCATACGGTTCGGACGGGCATCGAGTACATGATGGTGCTGGCAGACTGGTACACGGATAATTCCGCGGACGGAACCATCGGGTTTTTTCAGATTGGTGGTGGCATCGCCGGAGACTTTCCGATTTGCGTCGTGCCGATGCTGCATCAGGATCTGCAGCGCACGAACGTTCCCGTCTGGGGTTACTTCTGCCAGATATCGGATTCGACCACCAGCTACGGCTCGTATTCGGGAGCGGTGCCCAACGAGAAGATCACCTGGGGGAAGCTGGCCGTGGACACGCCGAAATTTGTGATAGAGAGCGACGCCAGTATCGTTGCGCCGCTGATTTTCGCGCTCGTGCTGGGGGCGTAGCCAGCCGCCTCGGCGCGGATTGCGGTTCGCGCCTGCGAACGTTCTAGAAAACCCGCCGGGCGAAAAAGAACACATCTGCGTCGACGCGAATTCGGCGGCCACCGTTGGCGACACTGTCGACGACCACAGTTCCCCGCCCTCCATCGAAAGTAGCGAGTCTCTCGGCTTCGATGCTCGAAGATCTGAAGGCAACGTTGGCGCGAAGCAGCGGGCTGCCGCCGAGAATCTCGGTTACGACCTGATACGTGCCGACAGCGAGCGGCTGTCCGAACCGGTTTCCGGAAAAGACAATCGTCAGATCGCCTTCGCCTGCCGGATTATCGACAATGCAACCAAGCCCGTGATATTCCCGGTCAGACAGGGTTCCGGTAAACCTCGGCGGGAGGTCCCCACGGATTTTTCCGTTCGACTCGTAGTTTCTGCCCATGACGCTCGCCGTGCAGCGACCGGTCTCGGAGACCGACGCTGTGAGGGGAAAGGTGCTATTCTCGGGAGGCGTGGTTGGATCCGTCGCGCAGGCCGCAAGCAGAATGACGGCAGCGATGCTGAGAAATGAGTGATGTCTCATGGCAGTGTTGGAGCGGCAGGATTGGTAAACTCTACGCGAACGCTTCGGCAAGCTACCGGTCGCGTGGCAGCGCGAACGTCAGGCGTCGCGTTTGGCGCGTCTGTCGAAGCGATCGGGAAATTTCATATTGCGGCCTGTTCGACGCAGGATAACCGCCGGTATTGCAAATAAGCTGAAGCCCAGCATCGCCAGGAGCGGCGCGCCCCTTGAGCGACTGTTGCTCCCGGAGGCTGCAGGCGCGGATAGGGCCGATGCAGCCGTAGGAGTATTGGGTGCTGTAACTGCCGGTACAGCCGCGTTCTTTGCGATCGCCGCAGCGCCCTGCTCAGCGCTTGTTGCGGCAGTAACATAGGCTTTGTATTCGGCGGGAAAGACAGCCACGTGATAATGCGCCGGGCGCCGTTCGAGCGTCACGTCGAGAACGCGTGAATTTTCCAGGCCGAGCAACGCCTGCTCCAGCCACGCCCGATCGGCGGAGACTTTTGGGACGCGAAAGTCAACCGCCATGCCTGCTGGGTGAACCGACAGCTTGTGTGCGTTGCGCGGCTGCTCAGACGATGGCCGGGTCAGGCTGGTGACGACGAGCAAATTACCGGTTGCGGCACGGTACTGAGACGAGAGGCGCTCTACAAAAAGGCGAACCTCGGCGTGCGCATACGGATACGAAACGCGCGCCAGCCGATAGTTGGCATTCCCCGTTAATTCATCCAGGTTGCCGGCGGCTACGAGAGCTCGCAGCTCGCGGGAATTGCGCAGGAAATCATAGTCGTTTTCGACTGCCACGTTGTGCTGCAGCCGCATCGACTCCGGGGAACCGCCGAGCCCGGCCGCTCCAGCCGTAGCGACGGAGGCAGCTGAAAAGGTCAATACAGTGATGGCTGCGCGTGCTGCTTTTGCGATCAATCGATGGTTCC is a genomic window of Gemmatimonadaceae bacterium containing:
- a CDS encoding deoxyhypusine synthase family protein; its protein translation is MNTSGGNSREIAGADSGAGSAADAGKAAGAISGNPTLPRGGPVSQFLRHQYRHFNAATVIDAADAYTAHLDGGGKMFVTLAGAMSTAELGISLAEMIRQDRIQAITCTGANLEEDIFNLVAHDHYVRVPNYRDLTPADEAELLERHMNRVTDTCIPEMEAMRRIEKAVLDEWVAADGRGDRYFPHEFMYRILRNGSLEGSYQIDAKDSWMVAAAEKNLPMFVPGWEDSTLGNMYAGHCISGDVKNMHTVRTGIEYMMVLADWYTDNSADGTIGFFQIGGGIAGDFPICVVPMLHQDLQRTNVPVWGYFCQISDSTTSYGSYSGAVPNEKITWGKLAVDTPKFVIESDASIVAPLIFALVLGA
- a CDS encoding DUF5715 family protein; amino-acid sequence: MIAKAARAAITVLTFSAASVATAGAAGLGGSPESMRLQHNVAVENDYDFLRNSRELRALVAAGNLDELTGNANYRLARVSYPYAHAEVRLFVERLSSQYRAATGNLLVVTSLTRPSSEQPRNAHKLSVHPAGMAVDFRVPKVSADRAWLEQALLGLENSRVLDVTLERRPAHYHVAVFPAEYKAYVTAATSAEQGAAAIAKNAAVPAVTAPNTPTAASALSAPAASGSNSRSRGAPLLAMLGFSLFAIPAVILRRTGRNMKFPDRFDRRAKRDA